A region of Phosphitispora fastidiosa DNA encodes the following proteins:
- the nadD gene encoding nicotinate-nucleotide adenylyltransferase, translating to MCGMVTADNAIARKIGIMGGTFDPIHFGHLYIAECSRHRFGLEKVIFIPTGDPVHKSRKGITGPARRMEMTALAIRSNPYFDISKIEVDRPGPTYTVDTLNELHGEGTGDRIFFITGADAIMEILTWKDVDRVFRLCEFIAITRPGYSFKEIDQVLSRLTKTQRERIHFHQTGGILISSTDIRQRVLCGAPIKYLVPEKVEEYIKEYRLYLPE from the coding sequence TATCATGGGTGGAACCTTTGACCCGATACATTTTGGGCATCTTTATATTGCTGAGTGTTCCAGGCACAGGTTCGGTCTGGAAAAAGTGATTTTCATTCCGACCGGCGACCCGGTGCACAAGAGCAGGAAAGGGATTACCGGCCCAGCCAGGCGTATGGAGATGACTGCTTTGGCGATCAGGTCAAACCCCTATTTTGATATTTCCAAAATTGAAGTAGACCGCCCCGGTCCGACTTATACGGTTGATACCCTTAACGAGCTTCATGGTGAAGGCACAGGTGACCGGATATTTTTCATCACAGGCGCTGATGCCATCATGGAAATACTGACCTGGAAAGATGTGGACCGGGTATTCCGATTATGTGAATTCATTGCCATAACAAGGCCGGGGTATTCCTTTAAGGAGATAGACCAGGTCCTTAGCAGGTTAACAAAAACACAGAGGGAAAGGATTCATTTCCACCAAACCGGCGGTATCCTTATTTCCTCAACCGATATTCGCCAGCGAGTTCTGTGTGGGGCGCCTATTAAATATCTTGTCCCGGAAAAAGTGGAGGAATACATTAAAGAATACAGGCTTTATCTTCCTGAATAG